A portion of the Carya illinoinensis cultivar Pawnee chromosome 11, C.illinoinensisPawnee_v1, whole genome shotgun sequence genome contains these proteins:
- the LOC122282618 gene encoding transcription factor PRE3-like, with product MSSRRSRSRQSGGSRPITDDQINDLVSKLQQLLPEIRERRSDKVSAATVLQETCNYIRSLHREVDDLSERLSGLLESSDTAQAAIIRNLLMQ from the exons ATGTCTAGCAGAAGGTCTCGATCGAGGCAATCAGGTGGCTCCAGGCCGATCACTGATGATCAAATCAATGATCTTGTTTCAAAGTTGCAACAGCTTCTTCCTGAGATTCGTGAAAGGCGCTCTGACAAG GTTTCAGCAGCCACGGTGTTACAGGAGACATGCAACTATATCAGAAGCTTGCATAGAGAGGTTGACGATCTGAGTGAGCGACTGTCTGGGCTATTGGAAAGTAGCGACACTGCCCAAGCTGCTATTATTAGGAATTTACTTATGCAGTAG